A region of Paraburkholderia sp. BL23I1N1 DNA encodes the following proteins:
- a CDS encoding Lrp/AsnC family transcriptional regulator yields MAKIEIDAIDRRILAILQENGRLSNQEIAERINLSPSPCLRRIRRLEESGVIRGYVALLDAQKLGLDLLAYVNVRLEKRSGPALSPRGGATHADLFRAAVQTWPEVVACHAMTGDMDYLLRVQVEDMAHFSRFVQEQLLHHPSVIDVKTSFSLEKFKETTALPIL; encoded by the coding sequence ATGGCCAAAATAGAGATAGACGCCATCGACAGGCGGATTCTGGCAATCCTTCAGGAGAATGGCCGGCTGTCGAATCAGGAGATCGCCGAGCGTATCAATCTGTCGCCGAGCCCGTGTTTACGGCGTATCCGTCGGCTGGAAGAAAGCGGGGTGATTCGCGGCTACGTCGCGCTGCTCGATGCGCAAAAGCTTGGGCTCGATCTGCTAGCTTACGTCAACGTGCGACTGGAAAAACGCAGCGGCCCGGCGCTCAGTCCGCGCGGCGGCGCGACGCATGCCGATCTTTTCCGGGCAGCGGTGCAGACGTGGCCGGAAGTGGTCGCATGTCACGCGATGACGGGCGACATGGATTACCTCCTGCGTGTGCAGGTCGAGGATATGGCGCACTTTTCACGTTTCGTGCAGGAGCAGTTGCTGCACCATCCATCGGTAATCGATGTGAAGACGAGCTTTTCGCTCGAGAAATTCAAGGAGACAACGGCGCTGCCGATTTTGTGA
- a CDS encoding GNAT family N-acetyltransferase, whose product MNLITPHAAEPIVSHDRRLQAGGRAPALVRELTAIDRDRLLTHFLSLDEDDRLLRFGQIVPDHVIENYVRAIDFTRDTVFGVFNTQLQLIGVGHLAYLPAEGDKRTAEFGVSVLETARGQGIGSKLFERAAIRSRNTHVTTLYMHCLSRNSTMMHIAKKAGMKIEYAYGEADAYLTLPPADQTSIIAEMLQEQAAVFDYALKRQARQASKLFESFLPTAEAA is encoded by the coding sequence ATGAACTTGATTACACCCCACGCCGCTGAGCCGATCGTCTCGCACGACCGTCGGTTGCAGGCAGGCGGTCGTGCGCCTGCTCTGGTCCGTGAGCTCACCGCCATCGATCGCGATCGGCTGCTAACCCACTTTCTCTCGCTCGACGAAGACGACCGCCTTCTGCGCTTCGGCCAGATCGTGCCGGACCACGTTATTGAAAACTATGTCCGCGCGATTGATTTCACGCGCGATACGGTCTTCGGTGTGTTCAACACCCAGTTGCAACTCATCGGCGTCGGTCATCTGGCGTATCTGCCGGCTGAAGGCGACAAGCGCACCGCTGAGTTCGGCGTGTCGGTGCTGGAAACCGCCCGCGGGCAAGGTATTGGCTCGAAGCTCTTCGAGCGCGCCGCCATCCGCAGCCGCAATACGCATGTCACCACGCTGTACATGCACTGCCTGTCGCGCAATTCGACCATGATGCACATCGCGAAGAAGGCCGGCATGAAGATCGAATACGCGTACGGTGAAGCCGACGCCTATCTGACGCTGCCGCCGGCGGATCAAACGAGCATCATCGCTGAGATGCTGCAGGAGCAAGCCGCGGTGTTCGACTATGCGCTCAAGCGCCAGGCGCGTCAGGCGTCGAAGTTGTTCGAATCGTTCTTGCCCACCGCTGAAGCTGCTTAA
- a CDS encoding DUF1835 domain-containing protein produces MSTIHLTNGDVAAESLRAALAEAGRDDRVHALRDDLAVGPLRGIDDGPDVRAEFWDRVSTDTRRDFLREFREQAAALESIARGDANLVVWHGESAADQLMLRRVAYHLRNNPQRLNEVRLSIGDLTDPGAWAHSRKDRATSVGMFAPAVLQGRLPDAAPISVLRISRLALEWQEAKHANGETRRWRDNTFTSGSFADLDALILEQATGDWQPAARVASELMTAELGYLVSDSIVLWRFRELAATRRIKLRGDANAWRTLELCAALAPCPH; encoded by the coding sequence ATGAGCACCATCCACCTCACCAATGGCGATGTCGCCGCCGAATCCCTGCGCGCCGCGCTAGCCGAAGCGGGCCGCGACGATCGCGTGCACGCACTGCGCGACGATCTGGCGGTCGGTCCGCTGCGCGGTATCGATGACGGACCCGACGTGCGAGCGGAATTCTGGGACCGTGTCAGCACGGACACCCGGCGCGATTTCCTTCGGGAATTCCGCGAGCAGGCCGCCGCGCTGGAGAGCATCGCGCGCGGTGACGCGAACCTGGTAGTCTGGCACGGCGAAAGCGCAGCCGATCAACTTATGTTGCGCCGCGTTGCCTACCACCTGCGCAACAACCCGCAACGGTTGAATGAAGTACGTCTGTCGATTGGCGACCTCACCGATCCGGGTGCATGGGCGCACAGCCGCAAAGATCGCGCGACATCCGTCGGCATGTTCGCGCCGGCTGTACTGCAAGGGCGCCTGCCGGACGCGGCGCCGATTTCGGTTCTGCGCATTAGCCGGCTCGCGCTCGAATGGCAGGAAGCCAAACACGCGAACGGCGAAACACGGCGCTGGCGCGACAACACGTTCACGAGCGGCAGCTTCGCCGATCTGGACGCGCTGATTCTCGAGCAGGCCACCGGCGATTGGCAACCCGCGGCGCGAGTGGCCTCCGAACTGATGACCGCCGAACTCGGGTATCTGGTGAGCGACAGCATCGTGCTGTGGCGCTTCCGCGAACTGGCCGCGACACGTCGCATCAAGCTGCGTGGCGACGCGAACGCATGGCGCACCCTGGAACTGTGCGCGGCGCTCGCCCCCTGTCCACACTAA
- the paaE gene encoding 1,2-phenylacetyl-CoA epoxidase subunit PaaE, producing MATPQFHPLRIREVRPETADAVSVAFEVPDELRDHYRFTQGQFVTLKTHIDGEETRRSYSICVGVTDYDRDGELRIGIKRVRGGRFSNFAFDTLQPGHTIDVMTPDGRFFTHLNADQGQQYIAFAGGSGITPVLAIIRTTLEVEPRSTFTLVYGNRSVDQIMFAEELEDLKNRFMNRFVLYHVLSDDLQDVELFNGVLDQQKCAAFIENLLPADAIDEAFICGPAPMMDAAEAALEAAGVPSAKVHVERFGSPLPQAGVPPVEITDDTPAADLEIVLDGKRRRLRLPYQGVSVLDVGLRAGLALPYACKGGVCCTCRAKVLEGEVKMEKNYTLEEHEIRDGFVLTCQCHPLSDRVVVSYDER from the coding sequence CCGCTGCGTATCCGCGAAGTGCGTCCCGAAACCGCCGACGCAGTCTCGGTCGCCTTCGAAGTCCCCGACGAACTGCGCGACCACTATCGCTTCACGCAGGGCCAGTTCGTCACGCTGAAAACGCACATCGACGGTGAGGAAACGCGCCGTTCGTATTCGATCTGCGTCGGCGTCACCGATTACGATCGCGACGGCGAACTGCGCATCGGCATCAAGCGCGTGCGCGGCGGGCGTTTCTCGAACTTCGCGTTCGACACGCTGCAGCCCGGCCACACCATCGACGTGATGACACCGGATGGGCGCTTCTTCACCCATCTGAACGCCGACCAGGGTCAGCAGTACATCGCGTTTGCCGGTGGGTCGGGCATCACGCCGGTGCTCGCCATCATCAGGACCACGCTCGAAGTCGAGCCGCGCAGCACCTTCACGCTGGTTTACGGCAACCGCAGCGTCGATCAGATCATGTTCGCGGAAGAACTCGAAGATCTGAAGAACCGCTTCATGAACCGCTTCGTGCTCTATCACGTGCTGTCGGACGACCTGCAGGACGTCGAGCTGTTCAACGGTGTACTCGACCAGCAGAAGTGCGCGGCTTTCATCGAAAACCTGCTGCCGGCCGATGCAATCGACGAAGCCTTCATCTGCGGCCCCGCCCCGATGATGGACGCCGCCGAGGCCGCACTCGAAGCCGCGGGCGTGCCTTCGGCAAAAGTGCACGTGGAACGCTTCGGCTCGCCACTGCCGCAAGCGGGTGTGCCGCCGGTCGAAATCACCGACGACACCCCGGCCGCCGACCTCGAAATCGTCCTCGACGGCAAAAGGCGCAGGCTGCGCCTGCCGTATCAGGGCGTGAGCGTGCTCGACGTCGGCTTGCGTGCCGGCCTCGCGCTGCCGTATGCGTGCAAGGGCGGCGTCTGCTGCACCTGCCGCGCGAAGGTGCTTGAAGGCGAGGTCAAGATGGAAAAGAACTACACGCTGGAAGAGCACGAAATTCGCGACGGTTTCGTGCTGACCTGCCAATGCCATCCGCTCAGCGATCGTGTGGTGGTGAGTTACGACGAGCGTTGA
- a CDS encoding TetR/AcrR family transcriptional regulator yields the protein MARTRAPDHETQRDQILELAAAKFAQTSYPSTSMADLAAASGTSKARLYHYYASKEAILFDLLDRYTKRLMLIIAEVQGASQRRGLSERETFAELIRAFLSEYETSHSRHVALLNDVKYLVDIQREIVLNRQRDVVAAFARQLARAYPERATRENQTALTMMVFGMINWTFTWLKPDGRMGYREFAEQVVNMVDHGLSPAES from the coding sequence ATGGCCCGCACCCGAGCTCCCGACCACGAAACCCAGCGCGACCAGATCCTCGAACTGGCCGCGGCGAAATTCGCCCAGACCAGCTACCCAAGCACCTCGATGGCTGACCTCGCCGCTGCGAGCGGCACCTCGAAAGCGCGCCTGTACCACTACTACGCGAGCAAGGAAGCGATCCTGTTCGATCTGCTGGACCGCTACACGAAGCGGCTAATGCTGATCATTGCCGAGGTGCAAGGTGCGAGCCAACGTCGCGGGCTATCGGAGCGGGAAACCTTCGCGGAGCTGATCCGCGCGTTTCTGTCCGAGTATGAGACGTCGCACAGCCGCCATGTCGCGCTCCTCAACGACGTGAAGTATCTGGTCGACATCCAGCGAGAAATCGTCCTGAACCGCCAGCGCGACGTGGTCGCGGCTTTTGCGCGGCAACTGGCGCGCGCCTATCCGGAACGCGCCACGCGCGAAAACCAGACCGCCCTCACGATGATGGTGTTCGGCATGATCAACTGGACGTTCACCTGGCTCAAGCCGGACGGCCGGATGGGCTACCGTGAATTTGCCGAGCAGGTGGTCAATATGGTGGATCACGGATTGAGCCCTGCCGAAAGCTGA
- the hppD gene encoding 4-hydroxyphenylpyruvate dioxygenase, with translation MQVSTWENPVGTDGFEFIEYTAPDPKALGKLFEQMGFTAIARHRHKDVTLYRQGDINFIVNGEQHSFAQRFTRLHGPSICAIAFRVQDAAKAYEQALEKGAWGFDNKTGPMELNIPAIKGIGDSLIYFVDRWRGKNGAEPGSVGNIDIYDVDFEPIPGANPNPVGHGLTYIDHLTHNVHRGRMQEWAEFYERLFNFREVRYFDIEGKVTGVKSKAMTSPCGKIRIPINEEGSDVAGQIQEYLDQYHGEGIQHIALGSNDIYRTVDGLRAANIALLDTIDTYYELVDRRVPNHGEPLDELRKRKILIDGAPDDLLLQIFTENQIGPIFFEIIQRKGNQGFGEGNFKALFESIELDQIRRGVVQDKA, from the coding sequence ATGCAGGTTTCAACTTGGGAAAACCCGGTCGGCACCGACGGCTTCGAATTCATCGAATACACCGCACCGGATCCGAAGGCGCTCGGCAAACTGTTCGAACAGATGGGCTTCACCGCCATCGCCCGGCATCGTCACAAAGACGTGACGCTGTATCGCCAAGGCGACATCAACTTTATCGTCAACGGCGAACAGCATTCGTTCGCGCAACGTTTCACGCGCCTGCATGGCCCGTCGATCTGTGCGATCGCTTTCCGTGTGCAAGACGCAGCGAAAGCTTACGAGCAGGCTCTGGAGAAAGGCGCCTGGGGCTTCGACAACAAGACCGGCCCGATGGAACTGAACATTCCGGCGATCAAGGGTATCGGCGATTCGCTGATCTATTTTGTCGACCGCTGGCGCGGCAAGAACGGCGCTGAACCGGGCAGCGTCGGCAACATCGATATCTACGACGTCGACTTCGAGCCGATTCCCGGCGCGAATCCGAACCCGGTCGGCCACGGCCTGACCTATATCGATCACCTGACGCACAACGTCCATCGCGGCCGCATGCAGGAATGGGCGGAGTTCTATGAACGTCTGTTCAATTTCCGCGAAGTGCGTTACTTCGACATCGAAGGCAAAGTGACCGGTGTGAAATCGAAGGCGATGACTTCGCCTTGTGGCAAAATCCGCATTCCGATCAATGAGGAAGGTTCGGATGTAGCCGGTCAGATTCAGGAATATCTGGACCAGTACCACGGCGAAGGCATTCAGCACATCGCTCTCGGCAGCAACGATATTTACCGCACTGTGGACGGTTTGCGCGCGGCGAACATCGCGCTGCTCGATACGATCGACACTTACTATGAACTGGTCGATCGCCGGGTGCCGAATCACGGCGAGCCGCTCGACGAATTGCGTAAGCGCAAGATCCTGATCGACGGCGCACCCGACGACCTGCTGCTGCAGATCTTCACCGAGAACCAGATCGGACCGATCTTCTTCGAGATCATCCAGCGAAAGGGCAATCAAGGCTTCGGCGAGGGTAATTTCAAAGCGCTGTTCGAATCGATCGAGCTGGACCAGATTCGCCGCGGTGTAGTGCAGGACAAGGCCTAA